One segment of Paraburkholderia caribensis DNA contains the following:
- the cuyB gene encoding cysteate racemase — translation MTSGNVDNRRKYGIVGGLGPLGSADVFFKLVKAMPPSTDAEHADLIFQQHPFRSSGVGSAATTERKLYIFNMIRDFEKRGVTTVVLPCFLSHTFIDELKSNTTLQIVDMVEAVRHHIRKRFRGARRIGILASDYTREKRLFERYFTPPEFEVVHPRMDDGIDLVTEAVYGQEGIKTGHLRGRPVELLHNACADLIEQGVDVIVPGMTEIALVADEIRLLNVPLIDPNLVYAQHVVSGQYDPPSGVFKVGVVGGVGPAATIDFLDKIVRNTPAQRDQDHIRLLVEQNPQIPDRTENLIGDGADPTVSLYATCKRLEEGDADIIAIPCNTAHAFVERIQPYLGIPIVNMLTETVRYLRESYPAQREIGVLATSGTIASGVYEKALESQGLRQIAPGPELQARVMEAIYGKDGVKAGFTTGQCQEDIAEAVEGLIAEGVEVIVLGCTELPLLLPHSEFTGRSGARARLIDPTDVLARQCIAHATAASESPARTSTT, via the coding sequence ATGACGTCCGGCAATGTCGACAACAGACGCAAGTACGGTATCGTCGGCGGCCTTGGGCCGCTGGGAAGCGCGGACGTGTTCTTCAAGCTCGTCAAGGCGATGCCGCCGTCGACGGACGCCGAGCACGCCGATCTGATTTTCCAGCAGCATCCGTTCAGGAGCTCCGGCGTGGGAAGCGCCGCCACGACCGAGCGCAAGCTGTACATCTTCAACATGATCCGCGATTTTGAAAAGCGGGGCGTGACGACAGTCGTGCTTCCCTGCTTTCTCAGTCACACCTTCATCGACGAACTGAAATCGAACACGACCCTGCAGATCGTCGATATGGTGGAAGCGGTGCGTCATCACATCCGCAAGCGTTTTCGCGGAGCGCGTCGCATAGGCATCCTCGCCTCGGACTACACGCGGGAGAAGCGTCTGTTCGAGCGTTACTTCACGCCGCCGGAGTTCGAGGTTGTCCATCCGCGCATGGATGACGGCATCGACCTCGTCACCGAAGCGGTGTACGGCCAGGAAGGCATCAAGACCGGCCATCTGCGCGGCCGGCCGGTCGAACTGCTGCACAACGCTTGCGCGGATCTTATCGAGCAAGGCGTCGATGTCATCGTTCCGGGCATGACCGAAATCGCGCTCGTCGCGGATGAAATCCGTCTGCTGAATGTGCCGCTGATCGATCCCAACCTCGTGTACGCGCAGCACGTCGTGTCGGGCCAATACGACCCGCCCTCGGGTGTGTTCAAGGTTGGGGTCGTGGGCGGCGTCGGCCCCGCTGCGACGATTGATTTCCTCGACAAGATCGTGCGCAACACACCGGCCCAACGGGACCAGGATCACATCAGGCTGCTGGTCGAACAGAACCCGCAGATTCCCGATCGTACCGAGAATCTGATTGGCGACGGCGCGGACCCGACGGTGTCGCTGTATGCAACGTGCAAGCGGCTGGAGGAGGGCGATGCCGACATCATCGCCATTCCGTGCAACACCGCCCACGCGTTTGTGGAACGCATCCAGCCGTACCTCGGCATTCCCATCGTGAACATGCTGACGGAAACGGTCCGCTATCTGCGCGAGTCGTATCCGGCGCAACGCGAGATCGGCGTGCTCGCGACCTCGGGCACGATTGCGAGCGGTGTTTATGAAAAAGCGCTTGAATCGCAGGGGCTTCGCCAGATTGCGCCGGGACCCGAACTCCAGGCGCGCGTGATGGAAGCGATCTACGGCAAGGACGGCGTGAAGGCAGGGTTCACGACGGGGCAATGTCAGGAAGACATCGCTGAAGCTGTCGAAGGCCTGATTGCAGAAGGTGTCGAAGTCATCGTGCTTGGCTGCACCGAACTCCCGCTGCTGCTGCCACACAGCGAGTTCACGGGCAGAAGCGGCGCGCGCGCGAGGCTGATCGATCCAACCGACGTGCTGGCCCGGCAGTGCATCGCGCATGCAACGGCGGCCAGCGAGTCACCCGCTCGCACGAGCACAACGTAA
- a CDS encoding peptidoglycan-binding domain-containing protein, whose amino-acid sequence MSSPPPSPDPPPSPWTVLSEFSKGIVTLSSAIFALTAAFSGNLLGKPSSSNYIVLLLLSWAALAFSIWSASTCQGLLINFLRDPTDDKSRKRAIWRANGSHFTMLLGLLLFAAFAMLCLNVKPVEPLDARAAADKTVGAATDMYKRPASDFAVRTVEWVERAKTYNVTLDQASASRRVVFEIDATNGHVIQSSVQDLTKPVVVHRDPFDIQLQLARQGYKPGPVDGVIGKRTIAAIARFQADHGLAASGMVDEATLAALFPTHVSSQAGAP is encoded by the coding sequence ATGTCTTCTCCTCCGCCATCGCCCGATCCTCCGCCGAGTCCGTGGACGGTTCTCAGTGAATTCTCGAAAGGCATTGTGACGCTTTCGAGTGCCATTTTCGCACTGACAGCGGCGTTCTCGGGCAATCTGCTCGGCAAGCCCAGTAGTTCGAACTACATTGTCCTGCTGCTGTTGTCGTGGGCGGCGCTTGCTTTTTCTATCTGGAGTGCTTCGACTTGTCAGGGTCTTCTGATTAATTTTCTAAGAGATCCCACTGACGATAAAAGCAGAAAGCGCGCAATCTGGAGAGCAAACGGGTCGCACTTCACGATGCTGCTCGGTCTCCTGTTGTTTGCCGCTTTCGCAATGTTATGTTTGAACGTCAAACCAGTCGAACCGCTCGATGCACGCGCAGCCGCCGACAAGACCGTGGGCGCCGCGACCGATATGTACAAACGTCCGGCGTCCGATTTCGCAGTTCGTACAGTGGAGTGGGTAGAACGCGCAAAGACCTATAACGTGACATTGGACCAGGCATCGGCGTCACGCCGTGTTGTCTTCGAGATCGATGCAACGAATGGGCACGTGATTCAAAGCTCGGTTCAGGACCTCACAAAACCCGTCGTGGTTCATCGTGATCCATTCGATATCCAGCTTCAACTCGCGAGACAGGGCTACAAGCCTGGACCGGTCGACGGCGTGATCGGAAAGCGAACCATCGCGGCGATTGCCCGTTTTCAGGCCGATCACGGGCTTGCAGCAAGCGGGATGGTAGATGAAGCGACATTGGCCGCCTTGTTTCCGACGCACGTTTCTTCGCAAGCAGGGGCTCCCTGA
- a CDS encoding dicarboxylate/amino acid:cation symporter, protein MNRKNAAAIWILIAMLLGIGIGYMIYTSFPDKKAATEIAGYISLVSDVFLRLIKMVIGPLVFSTLVVGIAHMGDAASVGRVFAKALGWFVTASLVSLLLGLLMSNLLRPGENLGLPLPDIGASANLATAKFTLKDFVGHMVPRSFAESMANNEILQIVVFSMFFGIALAALGEKGKVLVAAIDQLSHVMLKITGYVMKLAPLAVLAAMASTVAVNGLTILLKFAVFMGDFYLSLFLLWAVLTAAGFVFLGPRVFKLLALIKEAFMLSFATASSEAAYPKILDALDRFGVNRKISSFVMPMGYSFNLDGSMMYCTFATLFIAQAYNMHLSLGTQLTMLLILMLTSKGMAGVPRASLVVIAATLNQFGIPEAGLLLILGVDTFLDMGRSATNAVGNSIASAVVGKWEGALLSEADAAANAARIDAELGATLAHPAES, encoded by the coding sequence ATGAACAGAAAAAATGCCGCGGCCATCTGGATTCTGATCGCGATGCTGTTGGGCATCGGGATCGGCTACATGATCTACACGAGTTTTCCGGACAAGAAGGCTGCCACCGAGATCGCGGGCTACATCTCGCTGGTGTCGGACGTGTTCCTGCGTCTGATCAAGATGGTGATCGGCCCGCTCGTCTTCTCTACGCTCGTGGTCGGCATTGCGCACATGGGCGACGCGGCCTCGGTCGGTCGCGTGTTCGCGAAAGCGCTAGGCTGGTTCGTCACCGCTTCGCTGGTCTCGCTGCTGCTCGGCCTGTTGATGTCCAATCTGCTCAGGCCCGGCGAGAATCTTGGGCTGCCGCTGCCCGACATTGGCGCGTCGGCGAACCTGGCCACCGCCAAGTTCACGCTGAAGGACTTCGTCGGTCACATGGTTCCCAGGTCCTTCGCCGAGTCGATGGCCAACAACGAAATCCTGCAGATCGTCGTGTTCTCGATGTTCTTCGGCATTGCGCTCGCCGCGCTGGGTGAGAAGGGCAAGGTGCTGGTGGCCGCGATCGACCAGCTCTCGCACGTCATGCTCAAGATCACCGGTTACGTGATGAAGCTCGCGCCGCTGGCGGTGCTGGCGGCGATGGCCTCTACCGTGGCCGTCAACGGGCTGACTATCCTGTTGAAGTTCGCGGTCTTCATGGGCGACTTCTACCTCAGCCTTTTCCTGTTGTGGGCGGTGCTCACGGCGGCTGGCTTCGTGTTCCTCGGGCCGCGCGTGTTCAAGCTGCTGGCGCTGATCAAGGAAGCATTCATGCTTTCCTTCGCGACCGCGAGTTCGGAGGCCGCGTATCCGAAGATTCTCGACGCGCTCGACCGTTTCGGCGTAAATCGCAAGATTTCCAGCTTTGTGATGCCGATGGGTTATTCGTTCAACCTCGACGGCTCGATGATGTATTGCACGTTCGCGACGCTGTTCATCGCCCAGGCGTACAACATGCACCTCTCGCTGGGTACGCAGCTGACCATGCTGCTGATCCTGATGCTGACGTCCAAAGGGATGGCCGGCGTGCCGCGCGCTTCACTGGTGGTGATTGCCGCCACGCTCAACCAGTTTGGCATTCCAGAAGCCGGGTTGCTGCTGATCCTGGGCGTGGATACGTTCCTCGACATGGGCCGTTCGGCGACGAACGCGGTGGGCAACTCGATTGCGAGCGCGGTGGTCGGCAAGTGGGAAGGGGCGCTGCTGTCAGAAGCCGACGCCGCGGCCAACGCGGCGCGCATCGACGCCGAACTCGGCGCGACGCTGGCCCATCCGGCGGAAAGCTGA
- a CDS encoding LysR substrate-binding domain-containing protein, whose translation MEIKWIEDFIALAQYQSFSRAAEFRNVTQSGFSRRIQSLEQWVGAELIDRSSFPPVLTPAGQLFREVADDVLNKLFDTRAIIRTEQRIAGKSLQIAAGHTIALSFLPAWLKHLSTHLGEVRARVVPTNVHDSILMLVNGNCELMFAYHHPELPLHLDPVKYEHVTVGIDTLMPASRPNPRLAPLFRLPGTTKQPLPHISYTETSYFGRCLALLLSRASDTPALRLHYESDMAEVLKKLVMEGEGLAWLPKSAIAAELDEGELVPAGPSAWNLEIELRVYRDASNRNEFLDTLWQHLRAVSPVTR comes from the coding sequence ATGGAAATCAAGTGGATCGAGGACTTCATTGCCCTCGCTCAGTACCAGAGCTTTTCACGCGCAGCAGAATTCCGGAACGTCACTCAATCTGGATTCAGCAGGCGCATTCAGTCTCTCGAACAATGGGTTGGCGCGGAACTGATCGACCGCAGCAGCTTTCCTCCCGTCCTGACGCCTGCGGGGCAACTGTTCCGCGAAGTCGCCGACGACGTCCTGAACAAGCTCTTCGATACCCGCGCGATCATCCGTACCGAGCAACGCATCGCCGGCAAGAGCCTGCAGATTGCAGCCGGGCACACGATCGCGTTGAGCTTCCTGCCTGCGTGGCTCAAGCATCTTTCGACTCACCTTGGCGAAGTGCGCGCACGTGTGGTGCCCACCAATGTGCACGACTCGATCCTGATGCTCGTGAACGGCAATTGCGAGTTGATGTTCGCGTACCACCATCCCGAACTACCGCTGCATCTCGATCCAGTGAAGTATGAGCACGTCACGGTCGGTATCGATACGCTCATGCCTGCGAGCCGGCCGAACCCGCGTCTGGCTCCGTTGTTCCGCCTGCCGGGAACGACGAAGCAGCCCTTGCCGCACATTTCGTACACGGAAACGAGCTACTTCGGACGTTGTCTTGCCTTGCTGCTCAGCCGGGCTTCCGATACGCCCGCCTTGCGGCTTCACTATGAGTCGGACATGGCCGAAGTGCTCAAGAAGCTCGTCATGGAGGGCGAAGGACTCGCGTGGTTGCCGAAGAGCGCCATCGCCGCCGAACTCGACGAGGGCGAACTGGTTCCCGCTGGGCCGTCTGCGTGGAATCTGGAGATCGAGCTTCGCGTCTACCGCGACGCATCCAACCGCAATGAGTTTCTGGATACGCTCTGGCAACATCTTCGTGCCGTTTCACCCGTGACGCGCTAG
- the aspA gene encoding aspartate ammonia-lyase yields MSPSNERIEHDLLGDLPVPNDAYYGVHTLRALANFPITGIPISTYPNLVNALACVKEAAAMANYDLGLLAEHKMKAIVHACREIRNGIAHDQFVVDVIQGGAGTSTNMNANEVIANLALEQLGHARGDYALLHPNEDVNLGQSTNDVYPTALKIATYMGIVQLVHAMGILRHSFERKAEEFRDDLKMGRTQLQDAVPMTLGQEFSTFAVMLGEDEERLMEALKLICEINLGATAIGTGINTSPEYAALACRHLASITGVPVITSPNLVEATQDVGSFVQLSGVLKRVAIKLSKTCNDLRLLSSGPRAGFGEINLPPVQAGSSIMPGKVNPVIPEVVNQIAFEVIGNDVTVSFAAEAGQLQLNAFEPLIAHSLFKSIAHLRAGCLTLASKCVEGITANRDRLHALVENSIGIVTALNPYIGYTNATQVAREALASGRSVAEIVVEKGLLSRAQLDEILQPSMLTQPRQAVVFSPSLNEGDGA; encoded by the coding sequence ATGTCCCCATCCAATGAACGGATCGAGCACGATCTTCTTGGCGATCTGCCCGTGCCGAACGACGCCTACTACGGTGTGCACACGCTTCGCGCACTTGCCAATTTCCCGATCACCGGCATCCCGATCTCGACGTATCCGAATCTCGTCAACGCGCTGGCGTGCGTGAAAGAGGCGGCGGCCATGGCCAACTACGACCTCGGCCTGCTTGCGGAACACAAGATGAAGGCGATCGTTCACGCGTGCCGTGAGATCCGCAACGGCATCGCGCATGACCAGTTCGTTGTCGACGTCATTCAGGGCGGTGCGGGCACGTCGACCAACATGAACGCGAACGAAGTGATCGCCAATCTGGCGCTCGAACAGCTTGGCCACGCGCGCGGCGACTACGCGCTGCTGCATCCCAACGAAGACGTCAATCTCGGTCAAAGCACGAATGACGTGTACCCGACCGCGTTGAAGATCGCGACGTACATGGGGATCGTTCAGCTGGTGCATGCGATGGGGATATTGCGTCACTCATTCGAACGCAAGGCAGAGGAATTCCGCGACGACCTCAAGATGGGGCGAACGCAATTGCAGGACGCGGTTCCGATGACGCTCGGTCAGGAGTTCAGCACGTTCGCGGTCATGCTCGGAGAAGACGAAGAGCGGCTCATGGAAGCGTTGAAGCTGATCTGCGAGATCAATCTTGGCGCAACGGCCATCGGCACCGGCATTAACACCTCGCCCGAATACGCTGCGCTTGCGTGCCGGCATCTTGCCAGCATCACGGGCGTACCCGTCATTACGTCACCCAATCTCGTCGAGGCGACGCAAGACGTGGGCTCGTTCGTCCAGTTGTCGGGCGTGCTCAAGCGCGTGGCGATCAAGCTCTCCAAGACGTGTAACGACCTTCGGCTTCTTTCGAGCGGTCCGCGCGCGGGCTTTGGCGAGATCAATCTGCCGCCCGTCCAGGCGGGTTCCAGCATCATGCCTGGCAAGGTCAACCCGGTCATTCCGGAAGTCGTCAACCAGATCGCCTTTGAAGTCATCGGCAATGACGTGACTGTGAGCTTTGCGGCAGAAGCCGGTCAGCTGCAATTGAATGCGTTCGAGCCGCTGATTGCGCATAGCCTCTTCAAGAGCATTGCACACCTGCGTGCGGGATGCCTCACGCTTGCTTCGAAGTGTGTCGAGGGGATCACGGCGAATCGTGACCGGCTTCATGCGCTCGTCGAGAACTCGATCGGCATCGTGACGGCGCTCAATCCGTATATCGGTTATACCAACGCGACGCAGGTGGCGCGCGAGGCGCTCGCGTCGGGCAGAAGCGTCGCCGAGATCGTCGTGGAGAAGGGGCTGCTGAGCCGGGCGCAACTCGACGAAATCCTGCAACCGTCGATGCTGACCCAGCCCAGACAGGCCGTTGTGTTTTCGCCATCGCTGAACGAGGGGGACGGTGCTTGA
- the nthB gene encoding nitrile hydratase subunit beta: MKLQHHLGGIENLGPVSTETRVFVEPWEKRIFGIHTVMMAESAHLANALHPYPIDQLPTTFKNDWTWASLRTGAEDMQPFDYFKYRYYEKWLGGISQFFVDQGYITAEELAQKTAHYRASPDATLPHKPDTALAAQVDSYLQNGDSGYHTLEREARFAKGDTVRIADPDAVDHTRLPGYLRNKTGTVDLVYPGAFSYFVSTGVDGIGEPMPVYRIAFDTADIWGEGKSEANTTLYADLYEAYVQPAN, from the coding sequence GTGAAATTACAGCATCACCTTGGCGGCATTGAAAACCTCGGCCCTGTCAGCACCGAGACGCGCGTATTCGTCGAGCCGTGGGAAAAGCGCATCTTCGGCATTCATACCGTGATGATGGCCGAGAGCGCGCATCTGGCGAACGCGCTGCATCCCTACCCGATCGATCAGCTGCCGACCACGTTCAAGAACGACTGGACATGGGCGTCGCTGCGCACGGGCGCCGAAGACATGCAGCCATTCGATTACTTCAAGTACCGCTACTACGAGAAGTGGCTAGGCGGCATTTCGCAGTTCTTCGTCGATCAGGGCTACATCACGGCGGAAGAACTCGCGCAGAAGACGGCGCACTATCGCGCGAGCCCGGATGCCACCTTGCCGCACAAACCGGACACAGCCCTCGCCGCGCAGGTCGATTCATATCTGCAAAACGGCGATTCGGGCTATCACACGCTCGAACGGGAAGCACGCTTTGCAAAAGGCGACACGGTGCGTATCGCCGACCCCGACGCCGTCGATCACACGCGTCTGCCCGGCTATCTGCGCAACAAGACGGGCACCGTCGATCTCGTCTATCCGGGCGCGTTCTCGTACTTCGTGTCGACGGGCGTGGACGGCATCGGCGAGCCGATGCCCGTCTACCGGATCGCCTTCGATACCGCCGACATCTGGGGCGAAGGCAAGAGCGAAGCGAACACGACCCTCTACGCCGACCTGTACGAAGCCTACGTGCAGCCGGCCAACTAA
- a CDS encoding DUF1097 domain-containing protein has product MKKPEAYTLSIGVLAVADTWLTGTLLPVPVWVTFIAWASFFVLGGGRGGFVKSVASNLTGLVIASLTLLCIAATSGGAFAAAVLVGIGSAAMVQASKLKLLDVLPAIVWGFASTVGTTVATGKAITTAGIGNPALVAAAALVTGAAFGFVSEVVGEALAFRREHRLG; this is encoded by the coding sequence ATGAAAAAGCCTGAGGCGTACACATTGAGCATCGGCGTTCTTGCTGTCGCCGACACATGGCTCACGGGAACCCTGCTTCCCGTCCCCGTCTGGGTGACGTTCATCGCCTGGGCATCGTTCTTCGTGCTGGGCGGCGGCCGAGGCGGCTTCGTCAAGAGCGTCGCGTCCAACCTCACGGGACTCGTGATCGCCTCGCTGACGCTGCTGTGCATTGCGGCGACGAGCGGCGGCGCATTCGCGGCCGCCGTGCTGGTCGGCATCGGCAGCGCGGCGATGGTGCAGGCGTCGAAGCTCAAGCTGCTCGACGTGTTGCCCGCGATCGTGTGGGGCTTTGCATCGACAGTCGGCACCACCGTCGCCACCGGCAAGGCGATCACGACGGCGGGCATCGGCAACCCCGCGCTCGTCGCCGCTGCCGCGCTCGTGACGGGCGCGGCGTTCGGCTTCGTGTCGGAAGTCGTGGGCGAAGCGCTCGCATTCAGGCGCGAGCACCGGCTTGGCTAA
- a CDS encoding dicarboxylate/amino acid:cation symporter, with protein sequence MKNRLTLNIAAGMVLGVVAGYVCHTSLSDPATVKAVAGYFSIVTDIFLRLIKMIIAPLVFATLVSGLAGMDSGQDVGRIGLRSVGWFICASLLSLGLGLVLANLLQPGAGLHLVENAGEVSTGLNTSALNVKDVITHAFPTSLMDAMARNDILQILVFSVLLGLALSALKKDERVMVVIKVIDGMVPVMLRLTNYVMRAAPLGVFGAIASAVTLRGVDVLYTYGKLIGSFYLGLALLWAILTGVGYVFLGRRVGTLLKAVREPAMIAFSTASSEAAYPRLTEQLEKFGVDKKVVGFTLPLGYAFNLDGSMMYQAFAAIFIAQAFGVDMPVSQQIFMLLVLMLSSKGMASVPRGSVVVVAAVAPMFHLPAAGVTMVLAIDQILDMGRTMTNVIGNSVATAVIAKWEGRRQSEPVDAPLFDQAEVGAK encoded by the coding sequence ATGAAAAATCGCCTTACTCTGAATATTGCCGCGGGGATGGTGCTCGGGGTCGTTGCTGGCTACGTGTGTCACACGAGCTTGTCCGACCCGGCGACGGTCAAGGCCGTGGCCGGTTATTTCTCGATCGTCACGGACATCTTTCTGCGGCTCATCAAGATGATCATCGCGCCGCTGGTCTTCGCGACCCTCGTGTCCGGGCTGGCGGGGATGGACAGCGGGCAGGATGTCGGCCGTATCGGCCTGCGCTCGGTGGGCTGGTTCATCTGTGCATCGTTGCTGTCTCTGGGTCTGGGTCTCGTGCTGGCCAATCTGCTGCAGCCGGGCGCCGGCCTCCATCTGGTCGAGAATGCCGGTGAGGTGAGTACCGGGCTCAATACGTCGGCGTTGAACGTCAAGGACGTCATCACGCACGCGTTTCCGACCAGCCTGATGGATGCGATGGCGCGCAACGACATCCTGCAGATTCTGGTGTTCTCCGTCCTGCTCGGACTCGCACTCAGTGCGTTGAAGAAAGACGAACGCGTGATGGTCGTCATCAAGGTCATCGACGGGATGGTGCCCGTCATGCTGCGCCTGACCAACTATGTGATGCGCGCCGCGCCATTGGGCGTGTTCGGGGCCATTGCTTCGGCGGTGACGCTGCGGGGCGTGGATGTGCTCTACACGTACGGCAAGCTGATTGGCTCGTTCTATCTGGGCCTGGCGCTGTTGTGGGCGATTCTGACGGGCGTTGGCTATGTGTTCCTCGGCCGTCGCGTCGGCACCTTGCTCAAGGCTGTGCGCGAGCCGGCTATGATCGCCTTCTCGACGGCCAGCAGCGAGGCAGCCTATCCGCGTCTGACGGAGCAGCTGGAGAAGTTCGGCGTCGACAAGAAGGTCGTCGGTTTCACGCTGCCGCTGGGCTATGCATTCAATCTGGATGGCTCGATGATGTATCAGGCGTTTGCCGCGATCTTCATCGCGCAGGCCTTCGGCGTAGACATGCCTGTTTCGCAGCAGATCTTCATGTTGCTGGTGCTGATGCTGAGCAGCAAGGGCATGGCCAGTGTGCCGCGCGGTTCGGTGGTCGTCGTCGCCGCGGTGGCGCCGATGTTCCATCTGCCTGCAGCAGGCGTGACGATGGTGCTCGCCATCGATCAGATCCTCGATATGGGACGCACCATGACGAACGTCATCGGCAATAGCGTAGCGACCGCCGTCATTGCAAAGTGGGAGGGCCGCCGGCAAAGCGAGCCTGTGGATGCGCCGCTGTTCGATCAGGCGGAGGTCGGAGCGAAATGA
- a CDS encoding nitrile hydratase accessory protein: MFTRFEEYAAASMLGTPDSPPRLDGKLFFTNRWERDVFGLALSLSKAGCFEWEDFRQSLIASIAKWETIDCENQPRWDYYERFLEALLNVVEASGVLSRDELARVVTARRAAAQS, encoded by the coding sequence ATGTTCACGCGCTTCGAGGAATACGCCGCGGCATCGATGCTCGGCACGCCGGACTCGCCGCCGCGTCTGGACGGCAAGCTGTTCTTCACCAACCGCTGGGAACGCGACGTGTTCGGGCTCGCGCTGTCGCTATCGAAGGCGGGCTGCTTCGAATGGGAAGACTTTCGACAGAGCCTGATTGCGTCGATCGCGAAGTGGGAAACGATCGACTGCGAGAACCAGCCGCGCTGGGACTACTACGAACGCTTTCTCGAAGCGTTGTTGAACGTGGTCGAAGCGAGCGGCGTGCTATCGCGCGACGAACTCGCGCGAGTCGTCACGGCGCGGCGCGCGGCGGCTCAATCGTGA
- a CDS encoding CobW family GTP-binding protein, whose amino-acid sequence MRLKKIPTTVVTGFLGAGKTTLVNHILDATRPMQIGIVVNEFGEVGIDGQLIVADEQAVIEINNGCVCCTVRADLVASVRDLLARFGDQLERLIVETSGLADPAPVLQTFLADPDVRERVELESVVAVIDALHADAQLDDDIAREQVVFADRIIVNKTDLASPQAVDALVERIRQLNPTAQLDFANHSAVTVDSLLGVRSFSLDNLLAVEPDLLDEAAHDHEHDDTIASCAFVVPGALDATRFNRWINQLVQTDGQQLLRMKGVLNLHDEARRLHFHSVHMLLDAKFGKPWSRDEHRENRFVMIGRNIDAVRMRDGLLSCMH is encoded by the coding sequence ATGCGACTCAAGAAAATCCCTACGACCGTAGTGACCGGCTTTCTCGGCGCCGGCAAGACGACACTCGTCAATCACATCCTCGACGCGACACGGCCCATGCAGATCGGCATCGTCGTGAACGAGTTCGGCGAAGTGGGTATCGACGGCCAGTTGATCGTCGCCGACGAACAGGCCGTCATCGAAATCAACAACGGCTGCGTGTGCTGCACGGTGCGCGCGGACCTCGTCGCGAGCGTGCGCGATCTGCTCGCGCGCTTCGGCGACCAGCTGGAACGGCTGATCGTCGAGACCTCGGGCCTGGCCGATCCCGCGCCTGTCTTGCAGACCTTTCTCGCCGATCCCGACGTGCGCGAGCGCGTCGAACTGGAATCGGTGGTCGCCGTTATCGACGCATTGCATGCCGATGCGCAACTCGACGACGACATCGCAAGAGAACAGGTGGTATTCGCCGACCGGATCATCGTCAACAAGACCGACCTCGCCTCGCCGCAAGCAGTCGATGCGCTCGTCGAACGCATCCGCCAGCTCAATCCCACCGCGCAGCTCGACTTCGCGAATCACTCGGCCGTCACCGTCGATTCGCTGCTGGGCGTGCGCAGCTTTTCGCTCGACAACCTGCTCGCCGTCGAACCCGATCTGCTCGACGAAGCAGCCCATGACCACGAACACGACGACACCATTGCATCGTGCGCGTTCGTCGTGCCAGGCGCGCTCGACGCAACGCGCTTCAACCGCTGGATCAATCAGCTCGTGCAGACCGACGGCCAGCAACTGCTGCGCATGAAAGGCGTGCTCAACCTGCACGACGAGGCGAGGCGGCTGCATTTTCACAGCGTTCACATGCTGCTCGACGCGAAGTTCGGCAAGCCATGGTCACGCGACGAACACCGCGAGAACCGCTTCGTGATGATCGGCAGAAACATCGACGCCGTGCGCATGCGCGACGGTCTATTGAGTTGCATGCACTAA
- the nthA gene encoding nitrile hydratase subunit alpha, with protein MTQQFEYPEDREASSAAKVRALEALLIEKGVIGSDSVDAVLAHFETMAGPFNGAKIVAHAWVDPAYKQRLIEDTPKAIAELSLPLGMAGAEGEHMAAVANDADVHNLIICTLCSCYPWPVLGLPPYWYKDPVFRARGVREPRAVLQEFGVTVPADKEVKVWDSSAQIRWFVVPERPANTEHLNEEELAALVTPESMMGVALVAAPAA; from the coding sequence ATGACCCAACAGTTCGAATATCCGGAAGACCGCGAAGCATCGAGTGCGGCCAAGGTCCGCGCACTCGAAGCGTTGTTGATCGAGAAAGGCGTGATAGGCAGCGATTCCGTCGATGCCGTGCTCGCACACTTCGAGACGATGGCAGGCCCGTTCAACGGTGCGAAGATCGTCGCGCACGCGTGGGTCGATCCGGCGTACAAGCAAAGGCTCATTGAAGACACGCCCAAAGCGATTGCCGAGCTTTCGCTGCCGCTTGGCATGGCGGGTGCGGAAGGCGAGCACATGGCCGCCGTCGCCAACGACGCCGACGTGCACAACCTGATCATCTGCACGCTGTGCTCGTGTTACCCGTGGCCCGTGCTCGGCCTGCCGCCGTACTGGTACAAGGACCCGGTGTTTCGCGCGCGCGGCGTGCGCGAACCGCGCGCGGTGTTGCAGGAATTCGGCGTGACCGTGCCCGCGGATAAGGAAGTGAAGGTGTGGGACAGCAGCGCGCAAATCCGCTGGTTCGTCGTGCCTGAGCGTCCCGCGAACACGGAGCATCTGAACGAGGAGGAACTCGCCGCGCTCGTCACGCCGGAATCGATGATGGGCGTCGCGCTCGTCGCCGCGCCTGCGGCCTGA